Proteins from one Hoplias malabaricus isolate fHopMal1 chromosome 2, fHopMal1.hap1, whole genome shotgun sequence genomic window:
- the zbtb45 gene encoding zinc finger and BTB domain-containing protein 45: MSAPGSETVHYIHLHNASQSVLEALRSQRRRGLFCDVTVRIHDASLRAHACVLAAASPFFQDKLLLGHSEISVPPLVPAETVKQLVDFMYSGSLVVLHSQALCILTAASILQIKTVIDECTQIISQKRPPGSAMPKQEEPGGVKGRDSVGNVGGVSAGALQGYSYPLGDCGSGAGISDPPPPMGSGGGQGDTGLDGMMPPLGELLCRGEGLGGAGGGAMLKPTSCAQEINYMLNQNTERNNAGGGVQNPSQNQSLADAARAQISTPAPSMSRDGLRGNGGAEFVEELTVGMERFNEEEEVEERERDGERERGAGHSRKQRQPLRLQVMGGEQVVVKDEGVQEGENLFDLEERRDTHDNTHQQAYGQGGFYEEQAVFAGGFWPQTDTSQTLVANPRSRGNKPMSPPTSSHNINNQMLFQYPVTESQQSSFFVGGPMVIDSMAETCQQAPPPAPLTPAPPTPAPNCVAGPSFSGQSSETSFDCSHCGKSLRSRKNYSKHMFIHSGQKPHQCSICWRSFSLRDYLLKHMVVHTGVRAFQCSVCSKRFTQKSSLNVHMRTHRVERTFSCSVCHRAFTHRTLLERHALQHQHPPIKASLDQGGGGSMGGANGTGPSS; the protein is encoded by the exons ATGTCGGCGCCTGGTTCGGAGACGGTGCACTACATCCACCTGCACAACGCCAGTCAGTCCGTGCTGGAGGCGCTGCGCTCCCAGCGGCGCCGTGGCCTGTTCTGTGACGTGACCGTGCGTATCCACGACGCCTCGCTGAGGGCTCATGCTTGCGTGCTTGCCGCTGCCAGCCCTTTCTTCCAGGACAAACTGCTCCTTGGACACTCTGAGATCTCCGTACCTCCTCTCGTCCCTGCAGAGACAGTCAAACAGCTTGTAGACTTCATGTACAGCGGCTCACTTGTGGTGCTGCACTCTCAG GCGCTGTGTATCCTGACGGCGGCGAGTATCCTGCAAATAAAGACGGTGATCGACGAGTGCACACAGATCATCTCCCAGAAACGACCTCCAGGGAGTGCCATGCCCAAGCAGGAGGAGCCAGGCGGGGTCAAGGGGCGGGACAGTGTAGGGAATGTGGGCGGAGTCAGCGCCGGCGCCCTGCAGGGCTACAGTTACCCACTCGGGGACTGTGGTTCGGGGGCAGGGATTTCGGATCCTCCTCCACCAATGGGGAGTGGTGGTGGGCAGGGAGACACCGGACTGGACGGCATGATGCCCCCCCTCGGGGAGCTGCTGTGTCGGGGGGAGGGGCTTGGAGGGGCAGGGGGAGGGGCCATGCTTAAACCCACCTCCTGTGCTCAGGAAATCAACTACATGCTGAACCAGAACACGGAGAGGAACAATGCAG GAGGCGGAGTCCAGAACCCCAGTCAGAACCAGAGTCTGGCCGATGCGGCCCGAGCCCAGATCAGCACCCCTGCTCCGTCGATGAGCAGAGACGGTCTCCGCGGCAACGGGGGGGCAGAGTTCGTGGAGGAGCTGACGGTGGGGATGGAAAGATTTAACGAagaagaggaggtggaggagagagagagggatggagaaagagagagaggagcggGGCATAGCCGAAAACAGAGACAACCACTACGACTGCAG gTGATGGGAGGTGAACAGGTGGTAGTAAAGGATGAAGGTGTTCAGGAAGGAGAGAATCTGTTTGATCTTGAGGAGAGACGAGATACCCATgataacacacaccaacaggCATACGGACAG gGGGGGTTTTATGAAGAACAAGCCGTATTTGCTGGAGGTTTTTGGCCACAGACAGATACTTCCCAGACACTGGTTGCTAACCCTCGCTCCCGTGGCAACAAGCCTATGTCTCCGCCCACGTCCTCTCACAACATCAATAACCAG ATGCTTTTTCAGTATCCTGTCACCGAATCACAGCAATCCTCCTTCTTTGTGGGCGGACCTATGGTGATTGACAGCATGGCAGAGACATGTCAGCAAGCCCCGCCCCCAGCCCCGCTGACCCCTGCACCACCCACTCCTGCCCCAAACTGCGTCGCAGGTCCAAGTTTCTCAGGTCAGAGTTCAGAGACGAGCTTCGACTGCAGCCACTGCGGAAAATCACTGAGGTCCCGGAAAAACTACAGCAAACACATGTTCATCCACTCGG GTCAGAAGCCCCATCAGTGCAGTATATGCTGGCGCTCCTTCTCTCTGCGTGACTACCTGCTGAAGCACATGGTGGTCCACACGGGGGTCCGGGCATTCCAGTGCTCCGTCTGCTCCAAGCGCTTCACACAGAAGAGTTCCCTGAATGTGCACATGCGCACGCACCGCGTGGAACGCACCTTCTCCTGCAGCGTGTGCCACCGCGCCTTCACGCACCGCACGCTGCTGGAGCGCCACGCCCTGCAACATCAGCACCCGCCAATCAAAGCCAGCCTCGACCAGGGGGGCGGAGGTAGCATGGGCGGGGCCAATGGGACCGGCCCCTCCTCCTAG